The genomic interval CGGCAAATCGGCCGGCAAATGGAGTCGTCTTGACCGCTGAGCAGAGACGGTACATTCGGTGGTAGAGTCGCTCGGTCGGGTATTTACTCGTCCGTGACGATGACTGCACCGCGCATCCCGAACTCGTTGTAGACCTCTCCTCCGATGCCGTTCACCTTACGGGGTGCTCCGTGAGGCGTGCAGTAGTAGAGGTAGTTGCCCGGCTCGTCGAAAATGTGAGAGAAGTCCGGGAGGACGGGGCCACCTGGGGAGGCAGTTCCTCCCGGGTAACGGTATCCACTGTTGAACAGTCCGTCCAACGAAACCACGTCGTGAGGAATCGGAATCGGGTACTCTGGCCACACCCAAGTGACGGTCGTCCCAGGGGTGACCTTGATGGCCATCGGGTTGAACGCGACTGGCGCCACTTCCATCTCTTCGAATCCTTCGATTGGTATTTCGACGTTCGTTATCGCACCGCTGAGCACTTCGACAGTGTCCTGCTCGGTCATATCGACGACCCCGTCAGCCCAGATAGGCGAGGGCTTATACAGGGCTTTCTCGTTCAGGAAGGCCCCGATTCCGTTCCCGTTGCCGAAGTTGTTGCCCTTCCGCTCGGGCTTGTCTGCAAGCGCGGTACCGACGCCAACAGTCGTGAGCAGCGAGAAGGCCCCTGCGGTCTTCAGTACGTTACGGCGACTGATAGTTGGAAATTTTGATTGCTGCATAATGTACGACTTCGAATGTAGTCACGCCCCAGTAGTATGCTGACCATATGAATGTATATGTGACAACACTTAGCGCAGCACTGTTATCACCACCGAACTTGGAGGGGTTGGCCACTCCACTGATGGACTCACGCTCTCTGTCTAACAATAGCGGCAACCGATGCGACCGGTTTCTTTCGCGGTGAGTCGCGGTGACTCAGTTGTTAGACGTGTGCTGCGAGTGTAACAGTTGTATCTCTTCTAATTTCACAGAAAGCTTATCGCTCGAACGTTTCTGTTCACCGATATAATGGTCCGTTCACGGTCCCGGCGTCGTGCCCTCTTCGCGTGTGGAACGGCGCTCACAGCGCTCGCGGGCTGTGTGACAGACTCGCGCTCCACTCCTGAGACCGCTGAGCCGAGCCCCACTCCTGAGACAGCCACTCCGCAATATGACGTGCCAGTTCAGAACCTCCTCATCACGCCATCGCTGGTCGTGGCCGGTGACGACTCGATTGGTGTGGAAGGAGCCCCCTCCGAGCAGTTCGTCGTGGTCGACGTATCGGACAGAGGACTAGCATCGTCGGAGGACCAGTCGTCACCCAGCGACTCGACGTACCGCCTCGTCACTGGGTCGGCGACGTACGACCCGGTCGTCAACGGTCAGCCCGGTCGTATCGACGGGTATAGTGGGGCCTTCTGGCCACAGGTCTACGAGGGTCTCAGGAACCAGCCGGTCGTCTTCGCCGTCCCGAAGCCGCTC from Halomarina salina carries:
- a CDS encoding cupredoxin domain-containing protein codes for the protein MQQSKFPTISRRNVLKTAGAFSLLTTVGVGTALADKPERKGNNFGNGNGIGAFLNEKALYKPSPIWADGVVDMTEQDTVEVLSGAITNVEIPIEGFEEMEVAPVAFNPMAIKVTPGTTVTWVWPEYPIPIPHDVVSLDGLFNSGYRYPGGTASPGGPVLPDFSHIFDEPGNYLYYCTPHGAPRKVNGIGGEVYNEFGMRGAVIVTDE